The following nucleotide sequence is from Peribacillus sp. ACCC06369.
AGAACTTACTGGCGAATAATATAGATACTGATCTTGATAAGGTCTCTTACAAATCTGCATTCTATGCCAACTTTTAACTTCTTTATACCGATCTCCTAAAGCTTTATGATTATTCGATATCGTTTTTATTTGGAGATTCGATACATATTGAAAAATAGCAGAATTATTTTCATAGTCAGAAATCGTAGTTATAGAACACCAGCATATATAGTTATTATCTAATATCCCAATAATGCAGACCTCTTGTTTTGGACTAATGTATATATCAAAAGAAACTTCCTTATCATTTACTTTATAATTTGGAACTACACTATGATTTTGCTTGATCAAATTAAATTTTTCCATTTTAATTCCTCATATCTTTTCGTATATATACTGTTTTCCTGCATATAAGTAAGAATTGCTGCTTCAGCCCTTTTGCTCTATAAGAAAAGAGCAATTCGTCACTGTCCCTTAGAGAACTTTTGCACCTGCTAATGAAAATAACCTTATTGTTGATATGGGGATTTACGGACTTTTTGCATAAATAGCTCTGAATTATCAATCTGATTAAAACCGTATTTTTTATATAATGAATGTGCATCTTTAGTAGCTAACATAAACCTGCGAACCCCTTCTAGTTCGGAATGGTTGGTGATAACATCCATTAACCATTTTGATAATCCCAATTTACGATAGTCAGGTAATATAAACACATCGCAAAGGTACGCATGGGTTGCTAAATCGGTTATTACCCTTGCAAATCCAACTTGTTCACTTCCTTCATTACCTATTTCACCTTTATAAACCCCAAAGCATAAGGTCGTATTTTCAATTGACTTTATTACTGTTTCCTTGAGTATCCCCTTTGACCAGTAAGCTTCTTGATTCAAAAAATCATGTATTAAATCTACATCTAAATACTTTTTATTAGTAGAAATCGAAAATCCCTTATTTACCCATATAGTCATTTTACATCCCCCTAAACTTTTTAATGTACTGTAATTATATCAAACCACTGATTTTAGTCTTTTGAACTAACATGCCGCGTTATTGGAAATAATTAAAAACTGACTCGATCTTCAGCTAACGCACCAGTTAGTTAAGTAAGGGTGTAAGGGATTCTTGCAAGCATTTTAATTACAACAAGTATATCTAAGTAATTCGAAACAAATATTATACATGTTGCAAGTCCAAAGGAGGTGGCTAAAATGAACGCACAACGAGCGGAAGAAATTGCTTCTTCACCAAATATGGTTACTGTAACCTATAATGAGGAAAGTATCTACATTGAGCACGTGGATGAACAAAATGGAACGGCTACAATCCATCCCCTTGATGATCCCAATAAAAAACAAAGTGTTTCTGTAACCAGCTTACAAGAACAGTAATTTCCTCGATTCAATAATAAACCTCCACTTTCGGGTGGTGGTTTATTATTCGGTTCAATTCAATTATCATCATATTAATTAATCTATCCCCTAATGCCCGTTAGATGAACAAGCACCACCTCTCTATAGCACATCTTCATTAAAAGCGTAACAAAAAAAGCCAACATCAATTGTTGACTTTATATATATCGACATTCGAATTCCTAGGGGCAAAGCAATCTTTTACTAACAGGGATAAAACTTTCTTACTTATATATTTCATTTTCCAATATAATCACTTTTTCCCCAGTCGCTGCTTTCCCAATTTGTTTCGTATTTTCAACCAACCGAAAAATATTATCACAGCATTGTTTGGTGCCTATAATTAATAATGGTACACCTATAAAATCAATTTTTAATGCTCTTGATAAATATCCCCCTATGGACATGGCAATAGGTACAGTTGGTGATGTATTGGAGAATACTATTTTTTCGTTAAAGTGAAATTTCTCTTCTAGTAGTAAAGTCAATTCTTTTAATGCTGGAACAACAAGTTTGTCTCTTTTATGTCCAATTGTATAAACTGAGTTGCCCTCTTCATCGGTCCCGCGAAAAATTAGCTTTCCAAATTCTTTTTTTGTTAATTTATTGAAATATTTTACATGTAATATTTCTTCCGAAGTTAGTTTTCTTTCCGATTGAGGTAATTGTTTTAAATGATATGCGGCAGCCAAAGACGTGGTATGTGTACCCCCATAATCATTATAGATATACATCATGAAATCATCCCTAATAGTTTTATTTAATACTATTATGGTCAGATACTCCATTTCCAATTCGGCTGGTTATATGCCTCCCCATCCTAGAGATGGGAAAGAAAAATTTATTAGCTTCTCATTGATTGTTTCTTTTTTAATCGAGGCAGGCAAAACTGTGTTCCTGACATCAGCGACCGTTTTAAGGTCAAAGGATTCTATTGCTTCCCCTTCTTGGTTCATGATTGAGAGAATTCCATCATTGCTCGTTTTTAGACTGGGTATATCATTAATTAAATGAGTATAGTATAAGTCTTCGTTCAGCGTGTAGGAATTAGAGTAGTCCGCTGAATACAGTATGCTTTTTTTATCAATTTTGGCTGATATAAAGTTTTCAAAGGCATAGCTGAATAAAAGCTCAGTATCAGAATAGGCAACCTTGTCCGAAGGAGCATTTAGAGTGACGGCAATCAAGTCCTGTTCTCCTCTAGTAGCAGTAGAAATCAAGGTGTAGCCGGATTTACTGACGAAACCGGTTTTCCCGCCGGTTATTCCCTTATAGGGTAGTTCGCCTTTTAACATTTTATGATGGGTAACTAGAGTTGTGTCCCATGTTTCCACTTCCCATGGTAACTCCTTCTTCCCAAGATATTCACGGAAAATTTCATTTTTCATTGCATATTGGGTAATTTTCGCAAGGTCACTTGCTGTAGTTACGTGGTTTTTGTCAAACAATCCATGGGGGTTCGTAAAATGAGTATCGGTGACGTTTACTTCTTTTCTTAAAAACTCATTCAGATCTTCCATGAACAGTTTTTCACTACCAGACATATGCTCGGCAATAGCGATAGCTGCATCATTTCCGGAGTTGATTAGCATCCCTGCAATTAATTTGGAAAGCTCTATTTCCTCCCCAGGTTCAATAAATACCGAAGACCCGTCTGCCTCCGCTGCTTTTTTGCTAACAGTCACCAGTTCATTCTTATCCCCGTGTTCTATAGCATATATAGCAGTGGCAACTTTCGTTAGACTGGCTGGATACATACTTTTATCCATGTTTTTTTCGTATAATACGTTTCCACTTTTCGCGTCAATAATGATCCCGGCTTCACTATTGAGAGGTAAGTCAGATTCTGCACTTACAGTCGTAGAGGCGAAAGGGATTAAAGCCAAAATGAAGATGAAGAAAAACTTTTTCATATGCCGCTCCTTTAATGATAGTTAAATCCTATATAGTCATAATAAAATAAATCTGAATGTTTAGAGATGGATTATTGAAATTGAAATAAAACAGTAATTACCCTTTAATAATTTTGGAAACATTTCGGGTAATATCTTTCATATTCTTTCCTGATATAACTTTATAAGGGGGATTGCCCTTTTAGTGGGAGTCTCCAACTAAATAAAAAAGATTTCCCTTTTAAATAGTTTTTTTGTAAATCACCCAATTAGGGGATCTGTGTGTTTTTTTATCTTGATGGCGATGGATCCTCCTGCATGACAATATCTTTTCATGAAAAAACCCTTCAAACTGAAGGGCTAGTTACTTTTTAGATGCTTGATCATTTCTTTATGAAATATTCATGTCCATGTATTTCGGACCTGAATTTTTTACAAGCTTTATTTAAACCTATCTTCAATTATCTGTTATGTTTTCATTTTCATACCTATTAACACACATTCCACTTTTACAATTGGTTTTCTTGATAATATAAATATAATGGTTACAGGTATGACTAATAAAACATAATATTGGCCACTTTCTTTGATCCAATCATATATAAATGAGTTATAAACATATTCCAAAATAAACATATGAAAAAGATAAATAACTAATGTAATGGATCCTATTTCAGTAAAAAATGTATGCTTTTTAGGAACAATACAAAAAAAGCAATAAGTTGCTGCTCCCATGATTAAATAAACGATCAACTTATATATAAAACCGAGGGCAATGGAACCTTCCATTAATTCCTTATAACCTAAACGGCCATAAAACCATTCCCTCCAAGTAATTTCACCATAGAAGTAAATACCGGTAAAGATTAACCCTAGTACAACCCAGCCGATTAGGGCATTACTTTTCTTTTTAACCCATTCAAAATGATCTTTTTCTAAAAAATGTCCAATTAAAAAGAAAGGAAAGAAAAAGAACGTTCTCGACAAACTTAACCATTCATTTACTTCACCAATGTAACCAATTATTAGAGATACAATTATCGAAAAAACGATTCCATATTTCCTGGAGGAAAATATAAACAATAATATATTCCAACAGAATAAGCTTATTAAGAACCATAAGGCCCACCTTGGAGTCAAAATGGAGAATTCAATTGGTTCATCAAATAACTTCTGATAATAGAAGGTATAAATCACCTGGAATATTACATAGGGAATTAATATTTTCTTTATTAGCACCCAGAGGTCCTTTTTACTTTTTATCTTTCTTGAAAAATAGCCGGATACTAAAATAAAAGCTGGCATATGGAACGAAAAAACAAACAAATAAATAGTTAAAATCCATTCGTTTTCTTCTACCATTCGAGCTAATGTGTGTCCCAAAACCACTAGTACGATTAAAACAGCTTTCGCATTATCAAAATAAGGATCACGTTTCAAAAAAATCTTACCTCCTATAAAGAAACTGCTAGTTATATCTCCTAATCCTCAATTATGGTTTGAATGAAAAAACCGGCTCTCCTCTAATAAAGGATTGCCGGCTTTTTACTAAAGGAACTTCATTGGAGTATCTACCATAACATAGCTTGTTTACAGTATGGTTAATGGAAAATAACAGTTTGATAACAGACAGAGACTGAAACCAAATTCCACCGCCAATTGCGGCCTTCTTATGGCGCTAACGCACCCGTTTAGTGACTTGCCGGAACAATCAAAATCACCTTCCAACATTTCAAAACTCCAAACAGTTCCAGCCGTTTTCGCCTTACCAAAACGGGTAGTGTATTATATAAGCATGAGTATGATAAACGTCTCTCTATAGGAGGAATGTTCATGAATCCGGTCATTTTATTTGATGGTGAATGCAACTTTTGCGATTCGAGTGTCCAGTTCATTATCAAGCGGGATCCACAGGGGCTTTTTCATTACGCTTCGCTTCAAAGTGAGGCTGGTCAAGAGTTGCTGAAGAAGTACGATGTTCCTGCAGATATAGATAGCATGGTGCTGATCGAAAAGGATCAGGCCTACTATAAATCGTCTGCAGCCTTGAGGATTTGCCGCCGCTTAAAAGGGGCATGGAAATTGCTTTACGGTTTCATCATCGTTCCAAGCTTCATCCGGAACTTCGTTTATGACTTCATTGCCAGAAACCGTTACAAATGGTTCGGTAAGAAAGAAGAAAGCTGTATGCTTCCATCGCCAAGTGTTCGAAAGCGGTTTTTATAATAAGACCTAATCGAGAAGCAAAAAGGACTTCAAAGTATTCGAGGTCCTTTTTGTTTGTTGTATTAGAAATGGTCAAAAAAAAGGACGATCAGCGATCATGGCTTTTCGTCCTTTCATTGTGTAAATGTGGAGTATCTCCATAAATGATTCGCCGTAGGATGCGCCATCATTTCGAGCCCTTTGTTTTCCGCTTGGTGCAGGGGTTGCCAGTTTGGGGCATCTGCCTCCTTTAGGTAGACTTCGTGATGCGGTGCCTGATCATGATAGCCGGCTATATTGATTTCGCCATTTCGGTAAAAGGTCCCGATCACTTTATAATCCACGGCAGGAGAAATGATGATTGGGTTGCCTACAGAGTGTGTCAGTTGTATTGTCGTTTTCTCATGATTGGATAACACGTGCTTCACTACAATGTCTTCATCGGATGCCACTCCTTCTTCGAGGAAATCCCCATCATGGTTGTAGGCCTCACTCTTCCCGACGGCTTTGGAAAATTCAATTTCGGCTTTCTTCTCCTTTTCGTGAATATACACATCGACCCTAGTCCGGTAACGGGATGATTCAGGATCAAACCCGCGGTTGTCACCTTTAAAATATGGAACCTTTGAGGCAAGATTGGGGTTTTTCAGCCATTCTTCCGGTAAAAAGGTGGAATAGCGCAGCTGC
It contains:
- a CDS encoding small acid-soluble spore protein H — encoded protein: MNAQRAEEIASSPNMVTVTYNEESIYIEHVDEQNGTATIHPLDDPNKKQSVSVTSLQEQ
- a CDS encoding acyltransferase family protein, whose amino-acid sequence is MKRDPYFDNAKAVLIVLVVLGHTLARMVEENEWILTIYLFVFSFHMPAFILVSGYFSRKIKSKKDLWVLIKKILIPYVIFQVIYTFYYQKLFDEPIEFSILTPRWALWFLISLFCWNILLFIFSSRKYGIVFSIIVSLIIGYIGEVNEWLSLSRTFFFFPFFLIGHFLEKDHFEWVKKKSNALIGWVVLGLIFTGIYFYGEITWREWFYGRLGYKELMEGSIALGFIYKLIVYLIMGAATYCFFCIVPKKHTFFTEIGSITLVIYLFHMFILEYVYNSFIYDWIKESGQYYVLLVIPVTIIFILSRKPIVKVECVLIGMKMKT
- a CDS encoding D-alanyl-D-alanine carboxypeptidase family protein, whose product is MKKFFFIFILALIPFASTTVSAESDLPLNSEAGIIIDAKSGNVLYEKNMDKSMYPASLTKVATAIYAIEHGDKNELVTVSKKAAEADGSSVFIEPGEEIELSKLIAGMLINSGNDAAIAIAEHMSGSEKLFMEDLNEFLRKEVNVTDTHFTNPHGLFDKNHVTTASDLAKITQYAMKNEIFREYLGKKELPWEVETWDTTLVTHHKMLKGELPYKGITGGKTGFVSKSGYTLISTATRGEQDLIAVTLNAPSDKVAYSDTELLFSYAFENFISAKIDKKSILYSADYSNSYTLNEDLYYTHLINDIPSLKTSNDGILSIMNQEGEAIESFDLKTVADVRNTVLPASIKKETINEKLINFSFPSLGWGGI
- a CDS encoding thiol-disulfide oxidoreductase DCC family protein — encoded protein: MNPVILFDGECNFCDSSVQFIIKRDPQGLFHYASLQSEAGQELLKKYDVPADIDSMVLIEKDQAYYKSSAALRICRRLKGAWKLLYGFIIVPSFIRNFVYDFIARNRYKWFGKKEESCMLPSPSVRKRFL
- a CDS encoding DUF3189 family protein; its protein translation is MMYIYNDYGGTHTTSLAAAYHLKQLPQSERKLTSEEILHVKYFNKLTKKEFGKLIFRGTDEEGNSVYTIGHKRDKLVVPALKELTLLLEEKFHFNEKIVFSNTSPTVPIAMSIGGYLSRALKIDFIGVPLLIIGTKQCCDNIFRLVENTKQIGKAATGEKVIILENEIYK
- a CDS encoding GNAT family N-acetyltransferase; amino-acid sequence: MTIWVNKGFSISTNKKYLDVDLIHDFLNQEAYWSKGILKETVIKSIENTTLCFGVYKGEIGNEGSEQVGFARVITDLATHAYLCDVFILPDYRKLGLSKWLMDVITNHSELEGVRRFMLATKDAHSLYKKYGFNQIDNSELFMQKVRKSPYQQ